A stretch of Bordetella genomosp. 13 DNA encodes these proteins:
- the serB gene encoding phosphoserine phosphatase SerB, translating to MTQIHLVIQSPALAAEHAEQLAALSQAQGVARLSTTAARLMDVQADAQTRDEVRDWSEAHGVDAAFVPAGRRLSDCRVLAMDMDSTLINIECIDEIAAWAGRGEQVAQITEAAMRGEIKDFAESLRRRVALLQGVPAKALERVYEDKLRLNPGAERLLASARDAGIKTLLVSGGFTFFTGRLRERLQLDSAHANTLEIGEDGRLTGQVLGDILDADAKARHLAAFAQQHGAQPEQIIALGDGANDLKMLALAGYAVAYHAKPIVRRQAPYALNVSGLDGVLNWFEG from the coding sequence ATGACCCAGATCCACCTCGTCATCCAATCCCCCGCCCTGGCCGCCGAACACGCCGAGCAACTGGCCGCACTGTCGCAAGCGCAGGGGGTGGCCCGGTTGAGCACTACTGCGGCGCGGTTGATGGATGTGCAGGCCGATGCGCAGACCCGCGACGAAGTGCGCGACTGGAGCGAAGCGCATGGCGTGGATGCCGCGTTCGTGCCGGCCGGGCGGCGCCTGTCCGATTGCCGCGTGCTGGCCATGGACATGGATTCGACGCTCATCAATATCGAGTGCATCGACGAGATCGCGGCATGGGCGGGACGCGGCGAGCAGGTGGCGCAGATCACGGAGGCCGCAATGCGCGGCGAGATCAAGGACTTCGCCGAAAGCCTGCGCCGCCGCGTGGCGCTGCTGCAGGGCGTGCCGGCGAAGGCGCTGGAACGCGTGTATGAGGACAAGCTGCGCCTTAACCCCGGCGCCGAGCGGCTGCTGGCCTCGGCGCGCGATGCGGGCATCAAGACGCTGCTGGTGTCGGGCGGCTTCACGTTCTTCACGGGCCGGCTGCGCGAGCGGCTGCAACTGGACAGCGCCCACGCCAACACGCTCGAGATCGGCGAGGACGGCCGGCTTACCGGGCAGGTGCTGGGCGACATCCTGGATGCGGATGCCAAGGCCAGGCACCTGGCCGCCTTCGCGCAGCAGCATGGCGCGCAGCCCGAACAGATCATCGCGTTGGGCGATGGCGCCAATGACCTGAAGATGCTCGCCCTGGCGGGCTATGCCGTCGCCTACCATGCCAAGCCCATCGTGCGCCGCCAGGCGCCCTACGCGCTGAATGTCTCGGGCCTGGACGGCGTGCTGAACTGGTTCGAAGGCTGA
- a CDS encoding LysR family transcriptional regulator — protein MDFTLKQVETFRTVYETTSVSDAARRLGVSPASVSATLGTLEAALDLRLFDRTRQRLVRTPEADLLYEEVRRLNVGLSALSRKVAEIKGTAQPRLRLGSIHAYSGALIRDALPRFRQRYGQTPLYLQLRDSNILRDMVVAGELDMALVADESELDGLLGYCLARLKAVVVFPRGHPFGRRATLCAQDLGDADLIVLNAHDASRRRLDAWLADAGVSVHCAIETPYSNTICQLVAAGHGVGIANPASLTPQDAQQLDYRVLDGPAHFECHMILNANRPLSAAGKHCASCLREAIAPLVARFGA, from the coding sequence ATGGATTTCACGCTCAAGCAGGTCGAGACCTTCCGTACGGTCTACGAGACCACCAGCGTCTCCGATGCCGCCCGGCGCCTGGGCGTGTCGCCCGCGTCGGTCAGCGCCACGCTCGGCACGCTCGAAGCGGCGCTGGACCTGCGGCTGTTCGACCGCACGCGCCAGCGACTGGTGCGTACGCCCGAGGCCGACCTGCTGTACGAGGAAGTGCGCCGCCTGAACGTGGGGCTGTCCGCCCTGAGCCGGAAGGTGGCCGAGATCAAGGGCACGGCGCAGCCCCGGCTGCGATTGGGCAGCATTCATGCATACAGCGGCGCGTTGATCCGCGACGCGTTGCCGCGCTTTCGCCAGCGCTATGGCCAGACGCCGCTGTATCTGCAGTTGCGCGACTCGAACATCCTGCGCGACATGGTGGTGGCGGGCGAGCTCGACATGGCGCTGGTGGCCGACGAGTCCGAACTCGACGGGCTGCTGGGATATTGCCTGGCCAGGCTGAAGGCGGTGGTGGTGTTTCCGCGCGGCCATCCGTTCGGCCGGCGCGCGACGCTATGCGCGCAGGACCTCGGCGACGCGGACCTGATCGTGCTGAATGCGCATGACGCATCCCGCCGCCGCCTGGATGCGTGGCTGGCGGATGCGGGCGTCTCGGTGCACTGCGCCATCGAGACGCCCTATTCCAACACCATCTGCCAGCTCGTGGCGGCCGGCCATGGCGTGGGCATCGCCAATCCGGCCTCGCTCACGCCGCAGGACGCGCAGCAGCTGGACTATCGCGTGCTGGACGGACCCGCGCATTTCGAATGCCACATGATCCTCAACGCCAACCGGCCGCTTTCGGCGGCGGGCAAGCATTGCGCGAGCTGCCTGCGCGAGGCGATCGCGCCGCTGGTGGCGCGCTTCGGCGCCTAG